In Dehalococcoidia bacterium, the genomic window CGCGATCCTGTGCAGCGCAACAGTGCCGCTCGCAAGCTGCACCGCGCTGAACACGATCACTAGTCGCCACAGTGTAGTCGTACGCACCGCGTCATGAAGCGACCAGGACACCTCCGACTCGGCGGAACGAGCCGCCATGGATGCAGCGACCGTTCCGTCAGCGCTCCCATCATCGGCAGGAGGGCCGCCATCGGGAATCATCCCCATGTCCTCGGGCTGACGTCTGAGGAAGATGGCACCCAACGGCACGATAACCGTCACTCCGATTATGGCGAGGATGACCCATGCCATCCTCCAGCCAACCGCGTCAATGAGTATCTGTGTCAGCGGGACGAACAGGAGTGCTCCAACTGGGATGCCCAGAGACATATACGCCAGGGCACGTCCCCTGTCCCTTACGAACCACTTGAGCACCGGTACTGACGTTATCAGCGCTCCGGGCCCACTCATCCCCACGAAACCCATGACTGCGAAAAGCACTATGAGGTGCCACGCATACTGCATGTTGGCGAGGCCAATCATCGCCAGGCCGGTGGCCAGGGCCGCAAATGGAAGCATGGCGCGTGAGCCGAAGCGGTCCAGCAGCGGGCCTATGATCGGACTGGACAGCGCGCCCGCGCCCTGCCGGGCCGTCTGTGCCCATCCGAACGCAGCGCGTCCGATGCCAAGTTCGTCCCCCATCGGCTTGATGAACAGGCCGAAGTTGAGCGAACCCATCGCCATGCTGACCGCGCCGGACGCCCCCATTATGGCGACGATCACCCAGCCGTAGAAGAATTGAGGCTGCTCCTCGGAACTCGATTGAGGGTCGTCAGGCGATGGCCGCTCGGCGACGCTCATCGGAGGGGGCTATT contains:
- a CDS encoding MFS transporter — its product is MSVAERPSPDDPQSSSEEQPQFFYGWVIVAIMGASGAVSMAMGSLNFGLFIKPMGDELGIGRAAFGWAQTARQGAGALSSPIIGPLLDRFGSRAMLPFAALATGLAMIGLANMQYAWHLIVLFAVMGFVGMSGPGALITSVPVLKWFVRDRGRALAYMSLGIPVGALLFVPLTQILIDAVGWRMAWVILAIIGVTVIVPLGAIFLRRQPEDMGMIPDGGPPADDGSADGTVAASMAARSAESEVSWSLHDAVRTTTLWRLVIVFSAVQLASGTVALHRIAAFMDRGLDPTLVSFATAFDAVCAGAATFVFGMLVRRVPARFLGAGGFLMLAAASVMTIWAYNVPIMALSMAVFGLGIGGMMFLQNFIWADYFGRESVGAIRGIVNPINLVVGGLGAPAAGYVRDITGSYDPAWWAGVALMTFGAVLTIMTPPPRRRDEGGGGATE